cATCTGACAAACTGATGTTAAGAATTAAAACTAGATTTTTACACAAGTCactgcaggaaaagcacagatgtAGCTTACATCAATGACTGTTCATTCCAATAAACCTTAATGGAGCTGGCTCACCAAAATGTAACACAGCCAGTTTTAATGTTATGAGTAACACGTGCTTTTCTTGAGATGACATAAAAAAAGTCTGCAGGAAAAAATACTGAGACGCTTACATGAATATCTGTCACGCTGTCCAAAGACTGATGTGCAGTCTTCTCCTCCATGCTGGCTAGTTCCTCTTTCAAGTTCAAAATTTCACTCTGGTATAGTTCTATCAAGTCATTGAGTTGTTCCTCTAAACATTCACCCCTGCAGAATAGTAATGGCAACAGCATCACAAACAGGACAGGCTCCTTTAAATCTACAGGGTACTACAGTAAGGATGTGCTACCTGTATTGCTCCAATTGTAGGGCCTCCAAAATCACCGCGCAGTTTTGCTGGTGGTAGGATTTTAAGTTTTCAAAGCATTCCTCAAGTTGGTTGTTGATTTCCTGGAGCTCTTGGATCTCATAAAGTATAGCATCAAAGGCTGATGCCTGGATATGGTCAGAGGTATTGTCCCTGGAGCTAGGGGATCCTCTGTGGAATCCTTCAGAGCCAGACATAGCAGAAGAGCTATCATCACTGCCATACCTCAGGTTAAGGACCCTCGCTCCTGCAGGGCTGACACTCTCATCTTCCTGGGTTTCATCAAAGTCTTTCAGGGTTGCCATGTTGTCAGTGCTTCCAAACTTGTACAGATGAGGGAAGTTTTGCTCAGTTTGGACACAACAGCTCCAGCTGAAGGGAAAATGGCTTGAGAGAAGCTGGAGAGACCTGTCACCTGTATTGGGTAGGATAGGGTTA
This region of Epinephelus fuscoguttatus linkage group LG1, E.fuscoguttatus.final_Chr_v1 genomic DNA includes:
- the LOC125895751 gene encoding transmembrane and coiled-coil domains protein 1-like isoform X3, with the translated sequence MSGDRSLQLLSSHFPFSWSCCVQTEQNFPHLYKFGSTDNMATLKDFDETQEDESVSPAGARVLNLRYGSDDSSSAMSGSEGFHRGSPSSRDNTSDHIQASAFDAILYEIQELQEINNQLEECFENLKSYHQQNCAVILEALQLEQYRGECLEEQLNDLIELYQSEILNLKEELASMEEKTAHQSLDSVTDIHEALKACQTRLFKMEQQQHVMQLQGFENAPAGSLLGQLINVLLAVMAVILVFVSTVANCVVPLLRTYIRTVSTLLFVLLFSFLWGHWDAISEYPVYFFCTQHPEKGDNKTVSMQASL
- the LOC125895751 gene encoding transmembrane and coiled-coil domains protein 1-like isoform X1, which translates into the protein MIYVGRNGYKLKVEYVQSTGDRSLQLLSSHFPFSWSCCVQTEQNFPHLYKFGSTDNMATLKDFDETQEDESVSPAGARVLNLRYGSDDSSSAMSGSEGFHRGSPSSRDNTSDHIQASAFDAILYEIQELQEINNQLEECFENLKSYHQQNCAVILEALQLEQYRGECLEEQLNDLIELYQSEILNLKEELASMEEKTAHQSLDSVTDIHEALKACQTRLFKMEQQQHVMQLQGFENAPAGSLLGQLINVLLAVMAVILVFVSTVANCVVPLLRTYIRTVSTLLFVLLFSFLWGHWDAISEYPVYFFCTQHPEKGDNKTVSMQASL
- the LOC125895751 gene encoding transmembrane and coiled-coil domains protein 1-like isoform X2, producing MIDNRGLTGDRSLQLLSSHFPFSWSCCVQTEQNFPHLYKFGSTDNMATLKDFDETQEDESVSPAGARVLNLRYGSDDSSSAMSGSEGFHRGSPSSRDNTSDHIQASAFDAILYEIQELQEINNQLEECFENLKSYHQQNCAVILEALQLEQYRGECLEEQLNDLIELYQSEILNLKEELASMEEKTAHQSLDSVTDIHEALKACQTRLFKMEQQQHVMQLQGFENAPAGSLLGQLINVLLAVMAVILVFVSTVANCVVPLLRTYIRTVSTLLFVLLFSFLWGHWDAISEYPVYFFCTQHPEKGDNKTVSMQASL
- the LOC125895751 gene encoding transmembrane and coiled-coil domains protein 1-like isoform X4 encodes the protein MATLKDFDETQEDESVSPAGARVLNLRYGSDDSSSAMSGSEGFHRGSPSSRDNTSDHIQASAFDAILYEIQELQEINNQLEECFENLKSYHQQNCAVILEALQLEQYRGECLEEQLNDLIELYQSEILNLKEELASMEEKTAHQSLDSVTDIHEALKACQTRLFKMEQQQHVMQLQGFENAPAGSLLGQLINVLLAVMAVILVFVSTVANCVVPLLRTYIRTVSTLLFVLLFSFLWGHWDAISEYPVYFFCTQHPEKGDNKTVSMQASL